Proteins encoded together in one Riemerella anatipestifer window:
- the cas13b gene encoding type VI-B CRISPR-associated RNA-guided ribonuclease Cas13b → MDLGTYHYCIYDKKIGDEQEKRHLTRTLLSFGRLQDFTEINRPQEWKALTKDLDYKETSKQPFISKTTPHYHITDNKIGFRLGTSKELYPSLEVKDGANRIAKYPYNSDFVAHAFISVHELLPLMFYQHLTGKSEDLLKETVRHIQRIYKDFEEERINTIEDLEKANQGRLPLGAFPKQMLGLLQNKQPDLSEKAKIKIEKLIAETKLLSHRLNTKLKSSPKLGKRREKLIKTGVLADWLVKDFMRFQPVAYDVQNQPIESSKANSTEFQLIQRALALYGGEKNRLEGYFKQTNLIGNTNPHPFLNKFNWKACRNLVDFYQQYLEQREKFLEAIKNQPWEPYQYCLLLKIPKENRKNLVKGWEQGGISLPRGLFTEAIRETLSEDLTLSKPIRKEIKKHGRVGFISRAITLYFRERYQDDHQSFYNLPYELEAKASTPKPPLPKKREYVLRAEHYEYWQQNKPQSPTELQRLELHTSDRWKDYLLYKRWQHLEKKLRLYRNQDVMLWLMTLELTKNHFKELKLNYHQLKLENLAVNVQEADAKLNPLNQTLPMVLPVKVYPATAFGEVQYQETPIRTVYIREEQTKALKMGNFKALVKDRRLNGLFSFIKEENDTQKHPISQLRLRRELEIYQSLRVDAFKETLSLEEKLLNKHASLSSLENEFRTLLEEWKKKYAASSMVTDEHIAFIASVRNAFCHNQYPFYKETLHAPILLFTVAQPTTEEKDGLGIAEALLRVLREYCEIVKSQI, encoded by the coding sequence GTGGATTTGGGCACTTACCATTACTGTATTTACGATAAGAAAATAGGCGATGAACAAGAGAAACGCCACCTGACCCGAACCCTATTGAGCTTCGGTAGGCTACAAGATTTCACAGAGATAAACCGTCCCCAAGAATGGAAGGCTCTTACCAAAGACCTCGACTATAAAGAAACTTCCAAACAGCCATTTATTAGTAAAACCACTCCGCACTACCACATTACCGATAACAAAATAGGCTTCCGCTTAGGAACTTCTAAAGAGTTGTATCCTTCGTTGGAGGTAAAAGACGGTGCCAACCGTATAGCCAAATATCCCTATAATTCCGATTTTGTGGCTCATGCTTTTATCAGTGTCCACGAATTGTTACCTCTGATGTTCTACCAGCATTTAACTGGTAAATCGGAAGACTTGTTGAAGGAAACCGTTAGACATATCCAAAGGATTTACAAAGACTTTGAAGAAGAACGCATCAACACGATTGAAGATTTAGAAAAAGCCAACCAAGGTCGCCTTCCTTTAGGCGCCTTTCCAAAACAAATGTTGGGCTTACTGCAAAATAAACAACCCGACCTTTCGGAAAAAGCCAAAATCAAAATAGAAAAACTAATAGCCGAAACCAAGCTGCTCTCCCACCGCCTCAACACCAAACTAAAAAGCTCTCCAAAGCTCGGAAAGAGACGAGAAAAGCTCATCAAGACAGGCGTATTGGCTGATTGGCTGGTGAAAGACTTTATGCGATTTCAACCTGTGGCTTACGATGTTCAAAATCAACCTATAGAGAGCAGTAAAGCCAACAGCACAGAATTTCAGCTTATCCAAAGAGCATTAGCCTTGTACGGAGGCGAAAAGAACCGACTGGAAGGCTACTTTAAACAAACCAACCTCATCGGAAATACCAACCCGCACCCGTTCCTGAATAAATTTAATTGGAAAGCGTGCAGGAATCTGGTCGACTTTTACCAACAGTATCTGGAACAAAGAGAAAAATTCTTAGAAGCTATCAAAAACCAACCTTGGGAACCATACCAGTACTGCCTACTTCTTAAAATACCGAAAGAGAATAGAAAAAATCTGGTTAAAGGTTGGGAACAAGGAGGCATTAGCCTGCCAAGAGGGCTGTTTACCGAAGCGATTAGAGAGACCCTTTCGGAAGACCTCACGCTATCCAAACCTATTAGAAAGGAGATTAAAAAACACGGTAGAGTGGGCTTTATCTCCAGAGCCATTACACTGTACTTTAGGGAAAGATACCAAGACGACCACCAGAGTTTTTACAACCTTCCGTACGAGCTAGAAGCCAAGGCTTCTACGCCCAAACCACCACTACCGAAGAAAAGAGAATATGTCCTCAGAGCAGAACACTACGAATATTGGCAACAGAACAAACCCCAAAGCCCTACGGAATTGCAGAGGCTGGAGTTGCATACCTCTGACCGATGGAAAGACTACCTCCTCTACAAACGCTGGCAACATTTGGAGAAGAAACTTAGGCTCTACAGAAACCAAGATGTTATGCTTTGGCTGATGACCTTAGAGCTGACAAAAAATCACTTTAAAGAACTGAAACTGAACTACCACCAGCTCAAATTAGAGAACTTGGCGGTCAATGTTCAGGAAGCAGACGCCAAGCTCAATCCGCTGAACCAAACCTTGCCTATGGTGTTACCTGTAAAAGTCTATCCTGCCACTGCATTTGGGGAAGTACAATACCAAGAAACACCGATAAGAACCGTCTATATCCGAGAAGAGCAGACCAAAGCCCTTAAAATGGGGAACTTTAAAGCCTTGGTAAAAGACCGCCGTCTTAACGGTTTGTTTAGTTTTATCAAAGAGGAGAACGACACCCAAAAGCACCCGATTAGTCAGCTCAGATTAAGGCGGGAGTTGGAGATTTACCAGTCGCTAAGGGTAGATGCCTTTAAAGAAACCTTGAGCTTGGAAGAGAAACTACTGAATAAACACGCCAGCCTCTCCAGTTTAGAGAATGAGTTTCGTACATTGTTGGAAGAATGGAAAAAGAAGTATGCTGCTTCCTCCATGGTTACGGACGAGCATATCGCCTTTATCGCCTCGGTACGCAATGCCTTCTGCCATAACCAATACCCTTTTTACAAGGAAACCCTCCACGCTCCTATTCTGCTCTTTACGGTTGCCCAGCCAACCACCGAAGAAAAAGACGGCTTAGGTATTGCCGAAGCGTTGCTAAGAGTCTTGCGTGAATATTGCGAAATTGTTAAATCTCAAATTTAG
- the csx28 gene encoding CRISPR-associated protein Csx28, producing the protein MYWISEVLKIVTPTIAVIVSAIVSTIVLSRKIRQELKGNIERQKYEAILHAHKQMYRLLAYMTDQDNPKNLLKWEVPKGQKDKIHYINRANAQAFLRELPELFYGEGCGLFLSEEVTKKFFEYRSIVHKLLLAEQNSTEAEFRLKNEEAATRMKQLHQMLSQSIRQCLKIEQRDLKAM; encoded by the coding sequence ATGTATTGGATATCAGAAGTTTTAAAAATAGTAACCCCCACCATTGCCGTCATTGTGTCTGCCATTGTATCTACCATTGTGTTGTCCCGTAAGATTAGGCAAGAGCTTAAGGGCAACATTGAACGCCAAAAGTACGAGGCCATACTCCATGCCCATAAGCAGATGTACCGTCTGCTGGCGTATATGACCGACCAAGACAACCCCAAAAACCTCTTAAAATGGGAAGTTCCCAAAGGGCAAAAGGATAAAATTCATTATATTAACCGAGCCAATGCCCAAGCCTTTCTAAGGGAACTCCCAGAACTATTTTATGGGGAGGGCTGTGGGCTCTTCTTATCTGAGGAAGTCACCAAAAAGTTTTTTGAGTACCGTAGTATCGTTCATAAGCTCCTACTTGCAGAACAAAACAGCACCGAGGCGGAGTTCCGACTAAAAAACGAAGAGGCGGCTACCAGAATGAAGCAGCTGCATCAGATGTTGAGCCAAAGCATTAGGCAATGCCTAAAAATAGAACAACGCGATTTAAAAGCGATGTAA
- a CDS encoding DNA-binding domain-containing protein yields MNTLKAWLRPNLLTKDDPNDFVAVPLLGGSLGITEIIDALKKEGMEIKTETAVDIITRFNRKASELVLNGYSVNTGLVYMRPAIKGVFYDKTWDKEKHSVYVNVNQGTDLRKAANDTKVEILGEQSSPMSVFSITDKATGKADGTLTKGKNAEIKGTYIKIDGDNPKNGIVFKNLDNQNEVKLSAEHIVLNEPSRLLILVPTDLEAGNYELSITTQSSKGTTLLKEPRTETLSTPITIV; encoded by the coding sequence ATGAATACACTAAAAGCGTGGTTGCGTCCCAACCTACTCACCAAAGACGACCCTAACGATTTTGTAGCTGTGCCACTTTTGGGCGGTAGCCTCGGCATTACAGAAATCATAGATGCCCTTAAAAAAGAGGGTATGGAGATAAAAACCGAAACAGCGGTAGATATTATCACTCGTTTTAACCGTAAAGCCTCGGAGTTGGTACTCAACGGCTATAGCGTAAATACAGGGCTGGTGTATATGCGTCCTGCCATTAAGGGCGTGTTTTACGATAAAACTTGGGATAAGGAGAAACATTCGGTGTATGTCAATGTCAATCAAGGCACCGACCTAAGAAAAGCTGCTAATGATACCAAGGTAGAAATCCTAGGCGAGCAGTCCAGCCCAATGAGTGTGTTCAGCATTACCGACAAAGCCACAGGTAAAGCAGACGGCACCCTTACTAAAGGTAAGAACGCTGAAATCAAAGGCACTTACATTAAAATAGATGGCGACAACCCTAAAAATGGTATCGTCTTTAAAAACTTAGACAATCAAAATGAGGTAAAGCTCTCAGCAGAGCATATTGTGCTTAATGAGCCGTCAAGGTTACTCATTCTCGTTCCTACAGATTTAGAAGCAGGGAACTATGAACTCAGCATCACCACGCAAAGCAGTAAAGGCACTACCTTATTGAAAGAACCCCGCACCGAAACACTAAGCACACCTATTACTATTGTGTAG
- a CDS encoding FISUMP domain-containing protein, with translation MKKVLLSVAVLSAFTLKAQTEPSVRQQGAVGINTQEPRATLDVNGDARLQDVKSMSLPSSSVNRFTDCPCVLTIDQYGVVHRVPLSSFITTGDGSDSGGDSSGGSGNGDGSGGDSSGGSGSSYPNGSGYAVMDTSQTIYITSIKDGNIDQQGVVNNDTNKINFTIPYTSGNNQDYNSVVATVTSNTNAGEDDDVNELKLTINSGTFSSDGGSISGTIEVLGDGVLNVKKQNLPTSTTDFESKKLEVANIQFNLGTLTYTLKIVGISGILDRCFGKTTKQCVGYGADEKEHEFIYLPIQGPDGKIWLNNNLGAEYANVNSTHFNPAQQATGKNDWKAYGSLFQWQRNPDGHELINWSSSTSAAPKHAGTSSISHSWTNPNTNLFIPYTDTSSYSWVIDSGNGPYDLWQSGKSNNPCPLGYHVPTHQEQMDLHDAIVGINLGENPSGSNKIWQETSLHLTASGNRYYNSFTDPSFSGYFWSSDRNEDYAWSLWFNSVNSYAANGNNRSEALNIRCIKD, from the coding sequence ATGAAAAAAGTTTTATTATCAGTCGCCGTACTGAGTGCCTTTACTTTAAAAGCTCAAACCGAGCCATCTGTACGTCAGCAAGGAGCCGTAGGCATCAATACACAAGAACCAAGAGCGACTTTGGATGTTAATGGAGATGCCCGTTTGCAAGATGTTAAATCAATGTCATTACCTTCTTCTTCTGTTAATAGATTTACCGATTGCCCTTGTGTACTCACTATAGATCAGTATGGTGTAGTTCACCGTGTTCCCTTAAGTAGCTTTATAACCACAGGAGACGGTTCTGACTCAGGTGGAGATTCTTCTGGCGGTTCAGGAAATGGAGATGGCTCAGGCGGTGATTCTTCTGGAGGCTCAGGTTCATCGTATCCAAATGGCAGTGGCTACGCCGTTATGGATACTTCTCAAACTATCTACATTACGTCCATTAAAGATGGAAATATAGACCAGCAAGGAGTGGTTAACAATGACACTAATAAAATTAATTTTACTATTCCCTATACCAGTGGTAATAATCAGGATTATAATAGCGTAGTTGCCACAGTTACCTCTAATACTAACGCAGGAGAGGATGATGACGTGAATGAACTTAAACTGACTATTAACTCTGGTACTTTCTCGTCCGATGGAGGTAGTATTTCGGGAACTATAGAAGTACTAGGTGATGGTGTTTTGAATGTCAAAAAACAAAACTTACCTACTTCTACAACAGACTTTGAATCTAAAAAATTAGAGGTGGCAAACATACAATTCAATTTAGGAACTTTAACTTATACTCTAAAGATAGTGGGGATTAGTGGTATTCTTGACCGTTGCTTCGGTAAAACCACCAAACAATGTGTAGGATATGGAGCAGATGAAAAAGAACATGAGTTTATCTACCTTCCTATTCAAGGACCCGACGGAAAAATTTGGCTCAATAATAACCTTGGAGCAGAGTATGCCAATGTGAACTCTACACATTTTAATCCGGCACAACAGGCTACCGGTAAAAATGATTGGAAGGCTTATGGCTCTCTTTTCCAATGGCAAAGAAATCCTGATGGTCATGAGTTGATTAATTGGTCAAGCTCTACTTCTGCTGCTCCTAAACATGCAGGTACAAGTTCTATTTCTCATTCTTGGACTAATCCTAATACCAATCTATTTATTCCTTACACTGATACATCATCTTATAGCTGGGTTATTGATTCAGGTAATGGACCTTACGATTTATGGCAATCAGGTAAATCTAATAATCCATGTCCTTTGGGTTATCATGTACCTACACACCAAGAACAGATGGATTTACATGATGCAATTGTAGGAATTAATTTGGGTGAAAACCCATCAGGCTCTAATAAAATATGGCAAGAAACATCGCTACACCTAACCGCAAGTGGCAATCGTTATTACAATAGTTTTACTGATCCAAGTTTCAGTGGCTATTTTTGGAGTAGTGATAGAAACGAAGACTATGCATGGAGTTTATGGTTCAATAGTGTTAATAGTTATGCAGCAAATGGTAATAATCGCTCAGAAGCTCTTAACATTCGTTGCATTAAAGATTAG
- a CDS encoding IS982-like element ISRa1 family transposase: protein MNNIEQIYERILEVLGLFSENQLISYQRRTPKMSDLEVISLNITAEYLSIDSELQFFRKLPNSLINKIERSVYNKRKRRLSLQTEQIRQRISMEFNEFEDIFIVDSMPMKVCENARSTRSKICKEQSYSSPTYGYCASQKLYFYGYKLHAVCSLNGVIKNFDISPASVHDIHYLKDIGEQMRNCTLIGDRGYLSAKVQIDLFNYANIKLDTPMRSNQKDYIPQFSLYKKKRKRIETFFSQLCDQFMIKRNNAKTFEGFKTRIISKITAATVIQYINKFIFQRKLNHLKISII, encoded by the coding sequence ATGAACAACATAGAGCAAATATATGAAAGAATTTTGGAAGTTTTAGGACTTTTTTCAGAAAATCAACTGATTAGTTATCAGAGAAGAACACCTAAAATGAGCGATTTAGAAGTCATAAGTCTTAATATTACTGCTGAATACTTGAGTATTGATAGCGAATTACAGTTCTTTAGAAAATTGCCAAACTCTCTGATAAACAAAATTGAAAGAAGTGTTTACAATAAGCGAAAACGAAGACTATCCCTACAAACAGAGCAAATTAGACAGCGTATTTCGATGGAGTTCAATGAGTTTGAAGATATTTTTATCGTTGATAGCATGCCAATGAAAGTTTGTGAAAACGCTCGTTCTACTCGTTCAAAAATTTGTAAAGAGCAATCCTATTCTTCACCAACATATGGTTATTGTGCTTCACAGAAATTATATTTCTATGGCTATAAACTACACGCAGTATGTTCTTTAAATGGTGTGATTAAGAATTTTGATATAAGCCCTGCATCCGTTCACGACATCCACTATTTAAAAGATATTGGTGAGCAAATGCGAAACTGTACTTTAATTGGAGATAGAGGCTATTTATCAGCAAAAGTTCAAATAGATTTATTTAACTATGCTAATATTAAATTAGATACACCAATGAGAAGTAATCAGAAAGATTATATTCCTCAATTTTCATTGTACAAGAAAAAGCGAAAACGAATTGAGACATTTTTCTCTCAACTTTGCGACCAATTTATGATTAAAAGAAACAATGCTAAAACTTTTGAAGGCTTTAAAACAAGGATAATCAGTAAAATAACCGCCGCAACGGTTATTCAATATATCAATAAATTTATCTTCCAAAGAAAATTAAATCATCTAAAAATCAGTATTATTTAA
- a CDS encoding GmrSD restriction endonuclease domain-containing protein, with the protein MNTGGNITLLSGAKNIEASNNPFDVKMSVYKGKGKYDDKDTKITAFKITQNVVSDYEKGTYDRMWNEKAIKDRWNWFCKEVAQILDVDTREILI; encoded by the coding sequence ATGAACACAGGAGGGAATATCACGTTGTTAAGTGGAGCTAAAAATATTGAAGCAAGCAATAATCCTTTTGATGTAAAAATGTCTGTTTATAAAGGAAAAGGAAAATATGATGATAAGGATACGAAAATAACGGCTTTTAAGATTACTCAAAATGTGGTTTCAGATTATGAGAAAGGGACTTATGATAGAATGTGGAATGAAAAAGCCATAAAAGACCGATGGAATTGGTTTTGCAAGGAAGTAGCTCAAATTTTGGATGTTGATACAAGAGAAATCCTTATTTAA
- a CDS encoding recombinase family protein, translating into MKKYRHAVGYLRISSDSQKDNTSIENQKDSIKYFCMQRGIYIEKFFVETYTGTKLNRPQFDKAIKYLKENKGNIDLFLTKKADRFTRGQRVGLTAFDEIKNLGVEVNFVDEWIEDINSPQGQMLMQLKFSFAEYERAVIYERTRAEEIKALLSGRYTKTPPLGYSRGVLPIGNIHAGKKGIFPNDKAPLVKELFEDYATNLYTQEALVKKYKLKGLKLSKSSVSVILDNILYTGIIDLKKHKIAPYNQIEGCHEPIISAELFNKVQMLKNGRNRAIKEIRTQNPDFPLNRFLYCSCCGSPMRGSTGNNGSKKKVTRYYSYYRCANNCGEKYKPEEIHPIFLNALQMAKPSEEVVELFRMMLIDDYEKNMSEHTTLLSAIESKIKTLKDEQQNASRLVVRGTLTESAYLDLVEVHNRELMELESEKDKYGEFQKDLDKYVSFGLTLLTNIDVFYKNAPIGVKTKLIGSYFNDKLYFEKNKFRTLPFNDTIALLCRYNKGFKGLENKKGGDFKNTSCLVAKTGIEPVTSGL; encoded by the coding sequence ATGAAAAAGTATAGACACGCTGTTGGATATTTACGGATAAGTTCAGACAGCCAAAAAGACAATACCTCCATTGAAAACCAAAAGGACAGTATAAAATACTTCTGTATGCAAAGAGGAATTTACATAGAGAAATTCTTCGTAGAAACTTATACAGGGACGAAACTCAACCGACCTCAATTTGACAAGGCTATCAAATATCTGAAAGAAAATAAAGGGAATATAGATTTATTCCTGACCAAGAAAGCCGACCGATTTACAAGAGGACAGCGAGTAGGACTAACGGCATTTGATGAGATTAAAAACTTAGGTGTCGAAGTTAATTTTGTAGATGAATGGATTGAAGACATTAATTCCCCACAGGGACAAATGCTGATGCAATTAAAATTCTCTTTTGCAGAGTATGAAAGGGCTGTTATTTATGAACGAACAAGAGCAGAAGAAATAAAGGCACTACTAAGCGGAAGATACACAAAAACGCCACCTTTGGGTTACAGCAGAGGAGTATTACCAATAGGCAATATACACGCAGGAAAAAAAGGAATTTTTCCCAATGATAAAGCTCCGTTAGTAAAAGAACTTTTTGAAGATTACGCAACCAACCTCTACACGCAGGAAGCATTGGTAAAAAAGTATAAATTAAAAGGTTTAAAACTTTCCAAGAGTTCAGTAAGTGTAATTTTAGACAATATTTTATATACAGGCATCATTGACCTTAAAAAACACAAAATTGCTCCCTACAACCAAATAGAGGGATGCCACGAGCCAATCATATCCGCTGAACTTTTTAACAAAGTACAGATGTTGAAGAATGGGAGAAACAGAGCCATTAAAGAAATCCGCACCCAAAACCCTGACTTTCCACTAAACCGATTTTTATATTGCAGTTGTTGTGGCAGTCCGATGAGAGGAAGTACAGGGAATAATGGCTCAAAGAAAAAAGTTACTCGGTATTATTCCTATTACAGATGTGCCAATAATTGTGGAGAAAAATACAAGCCCGAAGAGATACACCCAATATTTCTAAATGCTTTGCAAATGGCAAAGCCATCGGAGGAAGTTGTGGAACTGTTCAGAATGATGCTCATAGATGACTATGAGAAAAATATGTCCGAACATACAACCCTTTTATCAGCAATAGAGAGCAAAATTAAGACCCTAAAAGACGAACAGCAAAACGCATCAAGATTAGTTGTGAGAGGAACACTCACAGAGAGTGCTTACCTTGATTTGGTGGAGGTACACAATCGGGAATTAATGGAATTGGAGTCGGAAAAAGACAAGTATGGAGAGTTTCAGAAAGACTTGGACAAATACGTTTCGTTTGGTCTTACACTACTTACAAACATTGATGTATTCTACAAAAACGCACCGATTGGGGTAAAAACGAAACTCATCGGTTCGTACTTCAATGATAAACTTTATTTTGAGAAAAATAAATTCCGAACCCTGCCATTTAATGATACGATTGCTCTACTTTGTAGATATAATAAAGGTTTCAAAGGATTGGAAAATAAAAAAGGAGGCGATTTTAAAAACACCTCCTGTTTAGTAGCGAAGACGGGAATTGAACCCGTGACCTCAGGGTTATGA
- a CDS encoding peroxiredoxin family protein: MKKTILLGGIFLYGITSAQFKVNIEASDTFSNQEVILYTLNGSKDYIAGKTKKSNGKWSYTIPNSYIGMMRAYFPENGKSFSFISENKDVNVKLDTDNSTINKINFLDEANSTMQNLIKEKQKKEKVLPVLVQIRDIYNDNSPFNEALKLEIKKLEQSNLKDYSNHPFISYYWDNVKYTNREIPKTTDDYINFLANTGELLETSSLLKSTLINFISSVPRNQVISQTDALLDKVNIESPRGQTILSELLNIFDAYGLDAEKDKYYQQASNLKCSINKNLEGRLEAMKSTMVGSSFKDYIFSKSVINTKSKKLSDIKSNKKLILFWSSECPHCVAELPLILENYNKLKSNNIEVIGLSLDTNAESYQETVKNLPWINDSELKGWNSSYTDTYNINATPSYFLLDSNNKILSKPNSFGAFLHENNLK, translated from the coding sequence ATGAAAAAAACAATTTTATTAGGAGGTATATTTCTGTATGGAATAACCTCTGCTCAATTTAAAGTAAATATAGAAGCATCTGATACTTTCAGTAATCAAGAGGTTATTTTGTACACCCTCAACGGTTCAAAAGATTACATAGCAGGAAAGACTAAGAAATCTAATGGTAAATGGAGTTATACTATTCCTAATAGTTATATAGGTATGATGCGTGCCTATTTTCCTGAGAATGGTAAATCATTCAGTTTCATCTCTGAAAACAAAGATGTAAATGTAAAACTGGATACCGATAATAGTACTATCAACAAAATCAATTTCTTAGATGAAGCCAATAGTACCATGCAGAATCTCATTAAAGAAAAGCAAAAAAAAGAGAAAGTATTACCTGTATTGGTACAAATTAGAGATATTTACAATGATAACTCACCATTTAATGAAGCTCTAAAGTTAGAAATAAAAAAGCTAGAACAAAGTAATCTTAAGGACTACTCTAATCACCCTTTTATAAGCTACTATTGGGATAATGTAAAGTACACCAATCGAGAAATCCCTAAAACTACTGATGATTATATCAACTTCTTAGCTAATACGGGAGAGTTGTTAGAAACCTCCTCTTTACTAAAATCTACATTAATTAACTTTATTTCTTCCGTCCCTAGAAATCAAGTTATTTCTCAAACAGATGCTCTGTTAGATAAAGTAAATATAGAATCCCCTAGAGGGCAAACTATTTTATCTGAGCTATTAAATATATTTGATGCCTATGGTCTAGACGCTGAAAAGGATAAGTATTACCAACAAGCCTCTAATTTAAAATGTTCTATAAACAAAAATTTAGAGGGCAGACTAGAGGCAATGAAAAGCACTATGGTAGGGAGTAGCTTTAAAGATTATATCTTCTCCAAAAGTGTAATAAATACTAAATCAAAGAAACTAAGCGATATTAAATCAAACAAAAAACTCATCTTGTTTTGGTCTTCAGAGTGTCCTCACTGCGTTGCAGAATTGCCTCTAATTTTAGAAAATTACAACAAATTGAAAAGCAATAATATAGAAGTCATAGGTCTATCATTGGATACCAACGCAGAGTCTTATCAGGAGACTGTAAAAAATCTCCCATGGATTAACGATTCTGAACTAAAAGGTTGGAACTCTAGCTATACAGATACTTACAATATCAATGCGACACCGTCTTATTTCCTATTAGATAGCAATAATAAAATATTGAGTAAACCGAACAGTTTTGGTGCATTTTTACATGAAAATAATTTAAAATAA